A genome region from Triticum aestivum cultivar Chinese Spring chromosome 2B, IWGSC CS RefSeq v2.1, whole genome shotgun sequence includes the following:
- the LOC123041433 gene encoding protein BEARSKIN1, whose translation MADFSSSNGVPPGFRFHPTDEELLLYYLKKKIGFEKFDLEVIREVDLNKIEPWDLQERCRIGSAPQNEWYFFSHKDRKYPTGSRTNRATTAGFWKATGRDKCIRTSYRKIGMRKTLVFYRGRAPHGQKSDWIMHEYRLEEIDEAQGGTSEDGWVVCRVFKKKCFFKIAGGGEGSSSQSADAGAGHMAVSSPLGGHDHADRAAMASHYMHGMHPQYHPQHASSFYYSQMQPPEAAYSHHVQVQDLLTNHRPAADAAGGGYDFSGLPVEHPGLDVGSSDGVAADGLAEGRDQTNGAADQQWQPMDGFSNGGGAAAVQQMSAMNSGQRGGEMDLWGYGR comes from the exons ATGGCTGACTTCTCGTCCAGCAACGGCGTCCCGCCGGGGTTCCGGTTCCACCCTACCGACGAGGAGCTGCTGCTCTACTACCTCAAGAAGAAGATCGGCTTCGAGAAGTTCGACCTCGAGGTCATCAGGGAGGTCGACCTCAACAAgatcgagccatgggacctccaaG AGAGATGCCGGATCGGGTCTGCGCCGCAGAACGAATGGTACTTCTTCAGCCACAAGGACCGCAAGTACCCGACGGGGTCGCGGACGAACCGCGCGACGACGGCCGGGTTCTGGAAGGCGACGGGGAGGGACAAGTGCATCCGCACCAGCTACCGCAAGATCGGGATGCGCAAGACGCTCGTCTTCTACCGCGGTCGCGCCCCCCACGGCCAGAAGTCCGACTGGATCATGCACGAGTACCGCCTCGAGGAAATCGACGAAGCCCAGGGCGGCACCAGC GAGGATGGATGGGTGGTGTGCCGCGTGTTCAAGAAGAAGTGTTTCTTCAAGATCGCCGGAGGCGGCGAAGGGAGCTCAAGCCAGAGCGCGGACGCCGGCGCCGGCCACATGGCCGTGTCGTCACCACTGGGTGGCCACGACCACGCTGACAGGGCCGCCATGGCATCTCACTACATGCACGGGATGCACCCGCAGTACCACCCCCAGCACGCCTCTTCCTTCTACTACTCCCAGATGCAACCACCGGAGGCGGCCTACTCGCACCACGTGCAGGTCCAGGACCTCCTCACCAACCACCGGCCGGCGGCCGACGCAGCTGGCGGCGGGTATGATTTCTCCGGCCTGCCGGTCGAGCACCCTGGCCTGGACGTCGGCAGCAGCGACGGCGTCGCGGCGGATGGGCTGGCCGAAGGAAGAGATCAAACAAACGGTGCAGCCGATCAGCAGTGGCAGCCGATGGACGGGTTCAGCAACGGCGGGGGCGCCGCTGCAGTACAGCAGATGAGCGCCATGAACTCCGGGCAACGAGGTGGGGAGATGGATTTGTGGGGTTATGGGAGGTAA